DNA sequence from the Paenibacillus azoreducens genome:
GCACAAACGGACTGCTTTCCGGCCCTACTTCGTTCCAAGGAATCAGTCCGCAAATCACGAGAATCGGCAGCGTAAAAAACAAAATGATTCTTAAAATAAAATTGCCAACCACCTTGGGCAAAATGCGCTCCGCATTTTCCGTTTCGGTCAGCGTGAGCCCGATCAACTCCGAGCCCCCATAAGAAAACATAACGACCAGCATCGCCGAAAAAACGGATGTCCAGCCATTCGGCAAAAAGCCTCCCGATTTCGTGAAGTTCTCCAGATAAGGCGTATGTTCGCTCGGTATAATGCCAAAGATCAGGCCAGCCCCAAGCGCGATAAAAATGATGATCATGGCAATCTTGATCCCGGCCAGCCAAAATTCAAACTCGCCAAATGTGCCCACGCTGAGCAAATTAATAAGAATAATAAAAGCCGCGCTGGCCAAACTTAGCGCCCATAACGGAACTGCCGGAAACCAGTATTGCAGGAAGCTGCCAGCCGCAATAATCTCTATGATGCACACAGACAGCCACATGAAGCAATACATCCAGCCCATCACAAAGGAAACCTTCTCCCCGAATGCTTCACGCACAAAATCCTTCATATTCCGGTTCGGATAAACCGTCGCCATTTCCGCCATGGCGGCCATCACGACCAAGAGCAGCAATCCGGCAATAATATAGGAAATAACGACGCCCGGTCCGGCAAGACCAATCGTTTCCGCGCTGCCTTTAAAAATCCCTGTCCCAATAACGCCGCCCATAGCCATAAAACTAATGTGTCTGGGCTTTAATTTTTTTTGCAACTTTCCCTCTGCTTGTCCCATCCATGTCCCCCTGATGCGAAAATCTTGTCTAATGACTGAGTAAATGGTTGATGCTTGTACAGTATAACCTATTATGCCGATACGTGAATATAAAGCATGCCTTTCTGAAGAAAAATTTAAGAATAATTTAAACCAGATTATACCCTGTTTGTGTTATGATCATATTCGACTGCCATAGACAGCCAAACAACAATGATTACAAGGATGCGATAACCTGATGCTTCATTCCTATCTTTTCCCCATTTCCTACGCCTTTATGGCTTTTCCTTTTGCGGCGTTTCTATTCACGCTGCCTTTTATGATCATTCAATATCGCAAATATGGATACATCAATAAAGTCCGGGCCTTTATGCTGTACCTGTTTCTATTGTATGTGATGAATGCATTTTTCCTCGTCATTTTGCCTTTGCCGTCATCAAGACATAACGCCGCTTTGGCGTCGGGGGCCTTGCAGCTTATTCCACTGAATTTTGTTAATGATATTCTAAGAGAAACCTCCGTGGTCCCATCCCAGCCGTCAACTTACTTGCACCTGCTGAAAGAACGTGCTTTTCTCCAGGTTATTTTTAACATTCTGCTGACGGTTCCTTTCGGGATGATGCTCCGTTATTATTTCCGAACGGGCTGGGCGCGTGTCTTCGCTTTTTCGTTCCTGCTGTCCCTCTTTTTTGAGGTAACGCAGCTTACCGGCATTTACGGACTGTATGACCACCCTTACCGCGTATTTGACGTTGATGATTTGATCATGAACACGCTCGGAGGCATTTGCGGGTATTTGGCAGCCGAATGGTTGGCCAGATTTTTGCCCCGGATTGAAAAGCTTGACGAGCATGTCGATCTTACCACCAAAAGGGTCACCTACACCCGCAGAGCTATCGCATTTTTGATCGATTCCATCATCTGGCCCATTCTCGCCTCAATATGCCACTACCTGCATATCCCGGCTTCGTTTTGGGTCGCTACAGGCATATACTTTATGCTGATCCCCTGGTTGACAGATGGCGTGACGCCGGGAAAATGGATGGTGCGCATCCGTTTGACGAAAATGGGCGAAAGGATCTCGATAGCGGCTCTGTTCAAACGTTATGCTTTGCTTTACTGGGTCTTTTTCGGTTTGAATAGCCTTCTCGGCGCTTCGCTTGACAATCTTCCGGATATCTCGCGCGCTTTTCTGGGCATCGTGGTTTTCTTCCTGAATGCGTGGTTTTTCGTACATGTCGTGATCCGTATGTTCAGAAAAGATATTTTGTTTTATGAGAAATTAAGTAAAACCCATCATGTGATTTTGTGGAAAAACCCAACCGAGCAGGCAAAAAAAGAGTCTGAATAACTCTTTGGCAGCTACCATGATTTCACTAAAAAAGCACTTCCCCAATCATACTAAGGGCAGTGCTTTTTATGTGATTGCATTTTTTTATGGTTTGCAAAATCATACGTTACGCTACCCTGCTGCTTGGTCTTAACACGGTGGATGAAGTCTTTCAGTTCCTCTACGAAAGTGGTTTGCTTGTCCTTTCCTTTAGTTCAACTTATT
Encoded proteins:
- a CDS encoding amino acid permease → MGQAEGKLQKKLKPRHISFMAMGGVIGTGIFKGSAETIGLAGPGVVISYIIAGLLLLVVMAAMAEMATVYPNRNMKDFVREAFGEKVSFVMGWMYCFMWLSVCIIEIIAAGSFLQYWFPAVPLWALSLASAAFIILINLLSVGTFGEFEFWLAGIKIAMIIIFIALGAGLIFGIIPSEHTPYLENFTKSGGFLPNGWTSVFSAMLVVMFSYGGSELIGLTLTETENAERILPKVVGNFILRIILFFTLPILVICGLIPWNEVGPESSPFVQVLSSTGLSGAAHIMNFILVTAVLSAANSGIYGASRMLFSMAAAGEAPQALAKTNRKGSPVYTLYLCAVILLAGALLGFFAQDQLFRVLMAVPGFVVMLVWICIALSQLKLRGKYPVKPAFKVWGYPYVTGAVILCLSVIAVMFLFDQQNRLSIGICLAVLLVLIVWSFIRFRGQRRA
- a CDS encoding VanZ family protein, whose protein sequence is MLHSYLFPISYAFMAFPFAAFLFTLPFMIIQYRKYGYINKVRAFMLYLFLLYVMNAFFLVILPLPSSRHNAALASGALQLIPLNFVNDILRETSVVPSQPSTYLHLLKERAFLQVIFNILLTVPFGMMLRYYFRTGWARVFAFSFLLSLFFEVTQLTGIYGLYDHPYRVFDVDDLIMNTLGGICGYLAAEWLARFLPRIEKLDEHVDLTTKRVTYTRRAIAFLIDSIIWPILASICHYLHIPASFWVATGIYFMLIPWLTDGVTPGKWMVRIRLTKMGERISIAALFKRYALLYWVFFGLNSLLGASLDNLPDISRAFLGIVVFFLNAWFFVHVVIRMFRKDILFYEKLSKTHHVILWKNPTEQAKKESE